From a region of the Proteobacteria bacterium CG1_02_64_396 genome:
- a CDS encoding UDP-N-acetylglucosamine diphosphorylase/glucosamine-1-phosphate N-acetyltransferase — MNQATVGWGVLILAAGKGTRMKSVLPKVAHHFAGTPMLLHVVARAQAAEPARVAVVLGHGRDQVEALLDPGVDVVHQEEQKGTGHAVAITRECWGDEEVLVVLSGDTPLVPTPLIRSLAEAARDPRVGVAMATMQLPDPHGYGRILRDESGGIVGIVEEKDASAAQRAITEVNPGIYAFRLPWLWHALERVDDDNVQGELYLTDVIALARADHMQVVGVEEPEGWLLSGINSRQQLVALENRWMRQTVEAWMSQGVTCHNPEQIRIEGQVTLGHDVSLHGPLVLQGKVEIASGVLVEPYCLIRDSRIGPDAVIHAYSHMEQAHVEAGVQLGPYARLRPGAQLQEGAKVGNFVEIKKAVIGPGAKVNHLSYIGDASVGAGSNIGAGVITCNYDGYNKFRTEIGAGAFIGSDCQLVAPVTVGDGAIVGAGTTVTGDVPSDALAVSRTPQKNIEGYAAKKRMQQRKKEG, encoded by the coding sequence AATCAGGCGACGGTCGGGTGGGGGGTGCTGATTCTGGCGGCGGGCAAGGGGACGCGGATGAAATCGGTCCTCCCCAAGGTGGCGCACCATTTTGCCGGTACGCCAATGCTGCTCCATGTGGTGGCACGCGCTCAAGCTGCCGAACCGGCGCGGGTCGCGGTGGTGCTCGGTCACGGGCGCGACCAGGTTGAGGCTCTGCTCGACCCCGGCGTGGATGTCGTTCATCAAGAGGAGCAGAAGGGCACGGGACACGCCGTGGCCATCACACGCGAATGCTGGGGTGACGAAGAGGTCCTGGTGGTCCTCTCCGGCGATACCCCGCTGGTCCCCACCCCTCTGATCCGATCCCTCGCCGAGGCGGCCCGCGATCCCCGGGTTGGTGTGGCGATGGCCACCATGCAGCTGCCCGATCCCCATGGGTATGGCCGCATCCTGCGCGATGAAAGCGGCGGCATTGTCGGAATCGTCGAAGAAAAAGATGCCAGCGCCGCGCAGCGGGCGATCACCGAGGTCAATCCCGGTATCTACGCCTTCCGCCTCCCCTGGCTGTGGCATGCCTTGGAGCGCGTGGACGACGACAACGTCCAGGGGGAGCTCTACCTGACCGACGTGATTGCCCTGGCCCGAGCCGACCACATGCAGGTGGTTGGCGTTGAGGAACCCGAGGGGTGGCTGCTGTCGGGCATCAATTCCCGTCAGCAACTGGTCGCGCTTGAAAACCGGTGGATGCGGCAGACGGTCGAAGCCTGGATGAGCCAGGGGGTGACTTGCCACAACCCCGAGCAAATCCGCATCGAAGGGCAGGTGACCCTGGGGCATGACGTCAGCCTGCATGGACCTCTGGTATTGCAGGGAAAGGTCGAGATTGCCTCGGGTGTGCTGGTCGAGCCCTATTGCTTGATTCGCGACAGCCGCATCGGCCCAGACGCGGTGATCCACGCCTACAGCCATATGGAACAAGCGCATGTGGAGGCGGGGGTTCAGCTTGGCCCCTATGCCCGACTTCGTCCCGGCGCCCAGTTGCAGGAGGGGGCCAAGGTCGGCAATTTCGTCGAGATCAAGAAGGCGGTGATTGGCCCCGGCGCGAAAGTGAACCATTTGAGCTACATTGGCGATGCCTCGGTGGGGGCCGGTAGCAACATCGGTGCCGGGGTCATCACCTGCAATTACGACGGTTACAACAAATTTCGCACCGAGATCGGTGCGGGTGCTTTTATCGGTTCCGACTGTCAGCTGGTCGCGCCGGTGACGGTGGGGGATGGGGCAATCGTTGGGGCGGGAACCACGGTGACCGGCGACGTGCCGAGTGACGCCCTGGCGGTCAGCCGCACCCCGCAAAAAAACATTGAAGGGTATGCCGCCAAAAAGCGGATGCAGCAGCGCAAAAAAGAGGGGTAA